From one Bacteroidota bacterium genomic stretch:
- a CDS encoding sulfite exporter TauE/SafE family protein codes for MDVFYWTALSVGFFGSFHCAGMCGPLAMALPTGNGSILNLLGGRIAYNLGRVVTYSILGTIAGFLGKTLSIRGWQSDISILSGILIIVMVLLTNQKILTKINHRFAGFSFQLKKVFGKLLKHHSIASLFSFGVVNGILPCGFVYLAMAGAATTKSPMEGATYMFLFGLGTVPMMLTLALSGSFISIKARNFVNKITPVIAIALAIFLIHRGSMMKEEEQSCCKPGHMKSFEVHQQK; via the coding sequence ATGGACGTTTTTTACTGGACGGCACTCTCTGTAGGATTCTTTGGCAGTTTTCACTGTGCAGGTATGTGTGGTCCGCTTGCCATGGCATTGCCCACCGGAAATGGTAGTATTTTAAACTTGCTCGGAGGAAGAATAGCCTATAATCTGGGACGCGTAGTGACGTATTCTATATTGGGAACTATAGCCGGATTTTTAGGAAAAACATTATCCATTCGAGGCTGGCAAAGTGATATCAGCATTTTAAGTGGCATACTGATCATCGTCATGGTACTGCTCACGAATCAGAAAATCCTCACGAAAATTAATCATCGATTTGCCGGATTTTCCTTTCAATTAAAAAAAGTATTTGGTAAACTTTTGAAGCATCATTCTATTGCTTCCTTGTTTTCATTCGGAGTGGTGAATGGGATCTTGCCTTGCGGATTCGTTTATCTGGCTATGGCAGGAGCAGCAACAACGAAAAGTCCGATGGAAGGTGCGACTTATATGTTTCTATTCGGCCTCGGCACCGTGCCCATGATGCTTACCCTGGCTTTATCCGGCTCCTTTATTTCCATCAAAGCGAGGAATTTCGTCAATAAAATTACGCCTGTGATTGCGATTGCGTTGGCCATCTTTCTTATTCACCGTGGATCTATGATGAAAGAGGAAGAACAATCCTGCTGCAAACCGGGACATATGAAAAGTTTTGAAGTACATCAGCAGAAATAG
- a CDS encoding N-acetylglucosamine kinase, whose protein sequence is MLLVADSGSTKADWLLYDGQTVKGPYHTMGFNPFFHSTDFVYQTLMEEPEMLNIRESITAVKFFGAGCSSAARNEIIAAGLRRFFTGADVLVEHDLLASALATCGNEPGIACIIGTGSNSCWFDGKNVHEKNYGLGYVLGDEGSGSYFGKKLLTWYLYGRLPQPLADDFKQTYGLDKNSIIDKVYKEPNPNVWLASFTRFLSKHYEDPFIKI, encoded by the coding sequence ATGTTGCTCGTTGCAGATTCCGGATCAACCAAGGCGGATTGGCTATTGTACGATGGTCAGACAGTGAAAGGACCTTATCATACGATGGGCTTTAATCCGTTTTTTCATTCTACTGATTTTGTATATCAGACGTTGATGGAAGAGCCGGAAATGCTCAACATCAGGGAGAGCATTACAGCTGTTAAATTTTTTGGCGCGGGATGTTCCAGTGCTGCCAGGAATGAAATCATCGCCGCCGGACTTCGTCGGTTTTTTACGGGTGCAGATGTCCTCGTTGAGCACGATTTGCTTGCATCGGCACTGGCAACTTGCGGAAATGAGCCGGGCATCGCCTGCATCATTGGTACCGGCAGTAATTCCTGCTGGTTTGATGGAAAAAATGTACACGAAAAAAATTACGGATTAGGCTATGTCCTCGGTGATGAAGGCAGTGGTTCTTACTTCGGAAAAAAATTACTGACCTGGTATTTATACGGTCGACTCCCTCAACCTTTAGCCGATGATTTCAAACAAACATACGGACTCGATAAAAATAGTATCATCGATAAAGTCTACAAAGAACCCAATCCAAATGTATGGCTGGCTTCCTTCACCCGGTTTCTCTCGAAGCATTACGAAGATCCCTTTATCAAAATTTAA
- a CDS encoding FixH family protein: MSWGYRIFILYTGFVAGMLFLVYKCVQEDVDLVTPDYYEKELKFQDQIDRMNNNEKSGNRLQISFNAATNSIDIEYPANEPGKIKGEIVMFRPDNSKLDFKIPVQFMNGKQVISAATMAKGYWRIQTTWEHGDTPLYQEERIYVQ, translated from the coding sequence ATGAGCTGGGGATATCGAATATTTATACTGTACACGGGCTTCGTTGCCGGGATGCTCTTCCTTGTTTACAAATGTGTTCAGGAAGATGTGGATTTAGTGACACCGGATTATTACGAGAAGGAATTAAAATTCCAGGATCAAATTGACCGGATGAATAACAATGAGAAAAGCGGAAACCGGCTTCAAATTTCATTTAATGCTGCAACGAACTCGATAGATATTGAATACCCTGCAAACGAACCGGGGAAAATCAAAGGCGAAATAGTGATGTTTCGTCCGGATAATTCGAAGCTGGATTTTAAAATTCCTGTACAGTTCATGAATGGAAAACAAGTGATCTCTGCAGCTACAATGGCCAAAGGTTACTGGAGAATCCAGACCACCTGGGAGCACGGTGACACACCCCTTTATCAGGAAGAAAGAATATACGTGCAATAA
- a CDS encoding c-type cytochrome, which translates to MAGMISMISAIRAFGQNAATTVAEKPSVPELFYNPSFYLLTFVFIIMLVVIIALTRTIRLLAYGLLPEEKKQIIAIEKEKSAYEELHAPSFWTRFDRNFLTKAVPVEKEADVMLDHDYDGIKELDNSLPPWWIWGFYLTIIWAVIYIVHFHIFDTGPLQVEEYNNEIAMAEQKIKERQAKMADFISPENVTALNTPEGLGSGKDIYTKNCVACHGPGGEGTVGPNLTDEFWIHGGGIKNIFTTVTNGVPAKGMISWKSQLSPKQIQQVSSYILTLQGTKPANGKAPEGEKWLEAGSTPVGQDSTTVVTDSVKTVTAEAAVPSK; encoded by the coding sequence ATGGCAGGAATGATAAGTATGATTTCTGCAATTCGTGCATTTGGACAAAATGCTGCGACCACAGTCGCTGAAAAGCCAAGCGTTCCGGAGCTCTTTTATAATCCCAGCTTCTATCTTCTCACTTTTGTTTTCATCATCATGCTGGTCGTAATTATTGCTCTTACAAGAACTATACGTTTATTGGCATATGGTTTATTACCGGAAGAGAAAAAACAGATTATTGCTATAGAAAAAGAAAAAAGTGCCTATGAGGAACTTCACGCTCCTTCCTTCTGGACAAGGTTCGACAGAAACTTTCTCACCAAGGCAGTACCGGTAGAAAAGGAAGCGGATGTAATGCTGGATCACGATTATGACGGTATAAAAGAATTGGACAACAGCTTACCACCGTGGTGGATTTGGGGATTTTACCTTACCATCATCTGGGCGGTCATCTACATCGTACATTTCCATATTTTCGATACCGGTCCATTGCAAGTAGAAGAATACAACAATGAAATTGCAATGGCAGAACAAAAAATCAAGGAGCGACAGGCTAAAATGGCGGATTTCATCTCACCTGAAAATGTTACCGCATTGAATACTCCGGAAGGACTTGGAAGTGGAAAAGATATCTACACGAAAAACTGTGTGGCTTGTCATGGTCCGGGTGGAGAAGGAACTGTTGGTCCGAACCTCACCGATGAGTTTTGGATACATGGAGGTGGAATAAAAAACATTTTCACTACGGTTACAAACGGTGTTCCTGCCAAGGGAATGATTTCATGGAAAAGCCAGTTAAGTCCAAAACAAATTCAGCAAGTATCCAGTTATATTCTTACTTTGCAAGGCACAAAACCGGCAAATGGAAAAGCTCCTGAGGGAGAGAAATGGCTGGAAGCAGGCTCCACTCCGGTTGGGCAGGATAGTACAACTGTTGTTACTGATAGTGTAAAAACGGTCACTGCTGAAGCTGCAGTACCTTCAAAATAA
- the ccoG gene encoding cytochrome c oxidase accessory protein CcoG, producing the protein MNTEKVPPFDPAGSFRDSVATISKEGKRNWIYPKKPSGRFYNKRTIVSGIFLALLFTGPFLKVNGHPLMLFNILERKFIIFGIAFWPQDFHLFVLAMLTFIVFIILFTALFGRLFCGWACPQTIFMEMVFRKIEYLIEGDYMQQKALNAEAPNPRKLRKKLLKNSIFFLISFIIANTFLAYLIGIDELEAMITEGPSQNMGTLISLVIFTAVFYGVYTKFREQACIVVCPYGRLQGVLLDKNSVVIAYDYNRGEPRGKLHKGEVRTNGDCIDCHQCVQVCPTGIDIRNGTQMECVNCTACIDACDAIMDKIEKPRGLVRYTSEEAIKTGVKFKVTTRIIGYSIVLTILLGVLITLLAIRTDVEATILRTPGMLFQKQENNKVSNLYNIKVVNKTFKDMPIEIRILEPAGEIKWVGNGITILKEQDISEGEFFAILDKSLIKSTKTKVHIQILSNGVVADETTTNFIGPTN; encoded by the coding sequence ATGAATACAGAGAAGGTGCCACCATTTGATCCGGCAGGATCTTTCCGTGATAGTGTAGCCACTATTTCAAAAGAAGGAAAGAGAAACTGGATTTATCCTAAAAAACCGTCCGGACGATTTTACAATAAACGAACCATTGTAAGCGGGATTTTTCTCGCCCTACTGTTTACCGGACCCTTCTTAAAAGTGAACGGACATCCATTGATGTTGTTCAATATACTGGAAAGAAAATTTATCATTTTCGGAATTGCATTCTGGCCACAGGATTTCCATTTGTTTGTACTTGCGATGCTCACCTTCATCGTGTTCATTATTCTTTTCACCGCCTTGTTTGGTCGATTATTTTGCGGATGGGCTTGTCCGCAAACAATATTTATGGAAATGGTGTTCCGAAAGATCGAGTACCTGATTGAAGGCGATTACATGCAACAGAAAGCCCTCAATGCAGAAGCTCCGAATCCCAGGAAGCTTAGAAAGAAGCTATTGAAGAATAGTATATTTTTTCTAATCTCCTTTATCATTGCCAATACTTTTTTAGCATATCTGATTGGTATTGATGAGTTGGAAGCCATGATTACAGAGGGTCCCTCGCAAAACATGGGCACTTTGATTTCACTGGTAATTTTCACCGCTGTATTTTATGGGGTATATACTAAGTTCAGAGAGCAAGCCTGCATCGTTGTTTGCCCTTATGGACGATTGCAAGGGGTATTGCTGGATAAAAATTCTGTGGTGATTGCCTATGATTATAACAGAGGTGAGCCCCGTGGGAAATTACATAAAGGCGAAGTACGCACCAACGGGGACTGCATCGACTGTCATCAATGCGTGCAGGTTTGTCCAACGGGAATTGATATTCGTAACGGTACACAGATGGAATGCGTGAATTGCACCGCTTGCATAGATGCCTGTGATGCCATCATGGATAAAATTGAGAAGCCGAGAGGTTTAGTCAGATATACCAGTGAAGAAGCCATCAAAACGGGCGTGAAATTCAAGGTCACCACGAGAATCATTGGATACTCCATCGTACTTACTATATTACTTGGCGTATTGATTACCCTTCTGGCCATCAGAACCGATGTGGAAGCTACCATTTTAAGAACACCCGGAATGTTGTTTCAAAAACAAGAGAACAATAAAGTCAGTAATCTCTACAACATTAAAGTAGTCAATAAAACGTTTAAGGATATGCCCATTGAAATCCGTATCTTAGAGCCAGCGGGAGAAATCAAATGGGTGGGAAATGGAATAACTATATTGAAGGAGCAGGATATTTCAGAAGGGGAATTCTTTGCCATCCTTGATAAAAGTTTAATTAAATCAACCAAAACAAAAGTGCACATTCAAATACTATCCAATGGAGTTGTTGCGGATGAAACTACTACCAATTTCATAGGACCAACCAATTAA
- a CDS encoding RsmD family RNA methyltransferase — MRIISGIHKGRQLTAPKTLPVRPTTDYAKSGLFNMLASRYNFKKLKVVDLFAGTGSITYEFLSRGCEHLVAVDNHPACIKFINSTLELLQAPKSIMAIQSDALTWLKKTDRTFDIIFADAPFDQTPAESLAEIVFERNLLNKNGVLIIEHGSTNNLSPLKNYIETRKYSQVSFSFFKNETDTDIT, encoded by the coding sequence GTGCGCATTATAAGTGGAATTCATAAAGGGAGACAGCTAACAGCGCCAAAAACTTTGCCTGTCCGGCCTACTACTGATTACGCCAAATCGGGACTTTTTAATATGCTGGCCAGTCGTTACAATTTTAAAAAACTAAAAGTTGTCGATCTCTTTGCCGGAACGGGAAGTATCACCTATGAATTTTTATCGAGAGGATGCGAGCATCTGGTCGCTGTTGACAATCACCCGGCCTGCATAAAATTCATCAACAGCACCCTTGAACTCCTGCAGGCACCAAAAAGCATCATGGCCATTCAATCCGATGCGTTAACCTGGTTAAAAAAAACAGACCGAACTTTTGACATCATATTTGCCGATGCACCCTTTGACCAAACGCCGGCAGAAAGTCTGGCAGAAATAGTCTTCGAAAGAAATCTCCTGAATAAAAACGGAGTATTGATCATTGAACACGGGAGTACTAATAATCTCAGCCCTTTGAAAAACTATATTGAAACCAGAAAATACAGTCAGGTTTCCTTTTCATTTTTCAAGAATGAAACTGATACCGACATCACTTAA
- a CDS encoding DUF3822 family protein, translated as MVQTALQFTLKTQQVDESFSQGMVTSSLLLLLFDRNRISYAIIDKQRQKAVALKDYHIVSDSTQSDSDDYKPGAFTQLLEMDELLNQLQPQQVILSVYSTKHSLVPNPLFSKDQLKDILSLTSRIKDDDRFYADAVPSANAHLVYAVPEELLKETGTIYKEAALYFAGSSFIENQLRLHKHESTPAVAVMVRPLNIDIAITHGSELKFFNSFPYQSSEDLIYYLLFSIEQLQLNADQVAVVFYGEIEKTSSHWMLAGKYIRNIRLGERTEVLEYSYGFDRLSAHQYVGLFNQYLCAL; from the coding sequence ATGGTACAAACGGCACTGCAATTTACACTCAAGACGCAACAGGTAGATGAATCTTTTTCGCAAGGAATGGTTACTTCCTCACTCCTCTTGCTGCTCTTTGACCGGAATCGTATCAGCTATGCCATCATCGATAAACAGCGACAGAAAGCAGTCGCTTTAAAGGATTACCATATCGTTAGTGATAGTACGCAAAGTGATAGCGATGATTATAAACCGGGAGCTTTTACCCAGTTACTTGAAATGGATGAATTGTTAAATCAACTTCAACCCCAACAGGTCATCCTTTCGGTGTATAGTACGAAACATAGTCTGGTCCCGAATCCATTATTTTCTAAGGATCAATTGAAAGACATATTGAGCCTGACTTCCAGAATAAAGGATGATGATCGCTTTTACGCAGATGCTGTTCCATCCGCAAATGCACATTTGGTGTATGCTGTTCCGGAAGAGTTACTGAAAGAAACGGGAACCATTTATAAAGAAGCCGCATTGTATTTTGCAGGAAGCAGTTTCATTGAAAACCAATTGCGCTTGCATAAACATGAAAGCACTCCTGCGGTCGCCGTTATGGTTCGACCTCTAAACATTGACATTGCCATCACGCATGGCAGCGAATTAAAATTCTTCAACAGTTTCCCTTATCAATCGTCGGAAGATTTAATTTATTATTTACTATTTTCCATAGAGCAATTGCAATTAAATGCGGATCAGGTTGCTGTTGTTTTTTACGGAGAGATTGAAAAAACATCTTCTCACTGGATGTTAGCCGGAAAATATATCAGGAATATTCGTTTGGGAGAGAGAACAGAGGTTTTAGAGTATAGTTATGGCTTTGATCGTTTATCGGCTCATCAGTATGTCGGACTCTTTAATCAATACCTGTGCGCATTATAA
- a CDS encoding AAA family ATPase — protein sequence MSSQLYHRISGFLEFQPTSGQELFLRKFSEFAADDVPGIFLLKGYAGTGKTTMMAALTSAFTNIILLAPTGRAAKVLSSYTGKPAFTIHKHLYRPALTSDGRIMLRLADNVYRKTLFIVDEASMISDAAIDDPSATFPGVNLLSDLIRYVFSSPACRLMLVGDSAQLPPVHFEHSPALDPDHIRAKFKMTVYSTEMTEVVRQKEQSEILTNATHIRNLIISDENKNIPEIVEKGAVLRMNPRDLPESLIDYYRQYGKDNVIVITRSNRAAIQYNRMIRFQTLWMEDEIGGGDNLMIVKNNYHWLPSDHPAGFIANGDVMEVLKVFHFEERYGFRFAMATLHLPDYPDEPSFEAMIMLDTLSSEAPALVQTDQNKLYDALHVHYQEEEPDKRRRNALIKKDPHYNALQVKFAYAVTCHKAQGGQWPIVFVDQGYLTEEMLDKGYYRWLYTAFTRASEKLFLLNFDEKFFK from the coding sequence ATTTCATCCCAGCTTTACCATCGTATCAGCGGCTTTCTGGAATTTCAACCTACATCGGGTCAGGAATTATTTCTGAGAAAGTTTTCTGAATTTGCAGCCGATGATGTTCCCGGAATTTTCTTGCTGAAGGGTTATGCGGGTACCGGCAAAACGACCATGATGGCGGCATTGACTTCCGCGTTCACCAATATTATTCTTCTCGCACCAACAGGAAGAGCCGCAAAAGTACTTTCTTCCTATACCGGAAAACCAGCTTTTACAATACATAAACATCTTTATCGTCCTGCCCTTACCAGTGATGGACGTATCATGCTTCGTTTGGCAGATAATGTTTACCGAAAGACCTTGTTTATTGTGGATGAGGCCTCGATGATTTCGGATGCCGCGATTGATGATCCTTCGGCTACTTTTCCGGGAGTCAATTTGCTCAGTGATTTGATTCGATATGTTTTCAGCAGCCCTGCTTGCCGGTTGATGCTGGTGGGAGATTCGGCGCAGTTGCCTCCTGTTCACTTTGAACATAGTCCTGCATTGGATCCCGATCATATACGTGCAAAATTCAAGATGACGGTGTATTCCACTGAAATGACAGAAGTGGTTCGTCAGAAGGAGCAAAGCGAAATACTGACTAACGCTACTCATATACGTAATCTGATCATCAGCGATGAAAATAAAAATATACCGGAGATAGTTGAAAAGGGTGCTGTGCTACGCATGAATCCCCGCGATTTACCGGAATCACTGATTGATTATTATCGGCAATATGGAAAGGATAATGTGATCGTCATTACCCGTTCCAATCGTGCTGCTATTCAGTATAACCGTATGATCCGTTTCCAGACTTTATGGATGGAAGATGAAATAGGAGGGGGAGATAACCTGATGATCGTAAAAAATAATTACCATTGGCTGCCCTCTGATCATCCCGCCGGTTTTATTGCCAATGGAGATGTGATGGAAGTGTTGAAGGTGTTTCACTTTGAAGAACGCTATGGTTTTCGGTTTGCGATGGCTACGCTGCATTTACCGGACTATCCCGATGAACCATCCTTCGAGGCGATGATCATGCTGGACACCCTCTCCAGTGAAGCGCCTGCACTCGTGCAAACCGATCAGAACAAATTGTATGATGCCCTCCATGTGCATTATCAGGAGGAAGAACCGGATAAGCGGAGAAGAAATGCATTGATAAAAAAGGATCCGCACTACAATGCCCTGCAGGTGAAGTTTGCTTATGCCGTAACTTGTCATAAAGCCCAGGGCGGTCAATGGCCGATTGTTTTTGTGGATCAGGGTTATTTGACGGAGGAGATGCTCGATAAAGGCTATTACCGCTGGCTCTATACGGCTTTTACCCGTGCTTCTGAAAAATTATTTCTTCTGAATTTTGATGAAAAGTTTTTCAAATAA